The DNA segment AGCTAAAATTTAAAGCCGATAAAACCGCCTAAATTTGGCTTGCTTAAGAAAAATATAGCTATAATTAACCATTCATTTTAAAAGGACTTGCTTGAGAAACGACAATCTTTTTGCCTTTGCGATCTTCGCTATTACCGCGTTTGGATTTTTCGTTTGGGGCTATCAGTATATCCCGACTCATCACTTTTTGCTTTTTAGTATCGCTAGTATTTTCGGCATCTTTATGGCGTTTAATATCGGAGGTAACGACGTCGCAAACTCCTTTGGCACGAGCGTGGGGGCAAAGACCGTCACGATAAAGCAAGCCCTAGTCATCGCTGCGGTTTTCGAGCTTAGCGGCGCGATATTTGCGGGCGGAGAGGTAACCAAAACCATCCGCGAGGGCATCGTGAGCTTCCCGCAGGAGGGAACCGAGCCGATGCTTTTCGTGCTGATTATGATGTCGGCGCTTTTGAGCTCGGGTATCTGGCTTTTTATCGCGTCTAAAAAAGGCCTGCCTATCTCCACTACTCACTCGATCGTCGGCGGTATCGTTGGCGCCGGACTCGCGATGGGATTTACGACGATGAGCAGCAGCGAGGCCCTAGCTATGGTCTCTTGGAGTGAGATAGGCAGGATCGCCGTAAGCTGGGTCATCTCGCCGTTGCTAGGAGGCATCCTTTCTTACTTCATTTACGGCTACATAAAGTCTAAAATTTTGATCCCGACTCGCAAATTTACCTTAGAGCTAAAGATGCTAAAACGCGAGCGCAAAGCCTATAAAGAGCGCTATTTGCAAGAGCTCAAAACAAAGCCCGAAAGCGAACAAATAAGAATACTAAGCAAGATCGCGGTTCTTGACGAGGATGATGTCGAAAACGGCGAACGCAGCGAATACAAACTCGCCATCAAAGCTATGAAAGAGCGCGAAAAAGAGATCGACACGTCAAAAGCCATGCGTAAGCACATCCCGATGGTAGCCGGCATCGGCGCGATCATCATCTCCTCGATGATGCTGTTTAAGGGGCTGGCTCACCTGGATCTTGACATCGGCTTCATCGGCACGGTCTGGATCATCTGCGTCATCGGCATCGTCACCTACCTAGCCACGCTTGCGATGATAAACGTGATGAAAAAAGACAATGCCGAAAAGAGCACGAACCGCATTTTCTCGTGGTTTCAGATATTTACGGCCTCATCCTTTGCTTTCTCGCACGGCGCCAACGACATCGCAAACGCCGTGGGTCCTTTTGCCGCCATCTTGGACGTATTACGAACAGGCTCGATAAACGCCACCGCCCCGGTGCCCGGCGTCGCGATGGTGACATTTGGCATTTCGTTAGTCGTGGGGCTTTGGTTTCTTGGCAAAGAGGTCATCGCCACTATCGGCAGCAAGCTGGCTGAGATTTTGCCCACCACGGGCTTTAGTGCCGAGCTAGCCGCCAGCACCGTCATCTTGCTGGCAACCAAGCTCGGCATCCCCGTCTCCTCGACGCACATCCTCATCGGCGCGGTGCTTGGCATCGGTATCCTAAACCGCGACGCCAACTGGAAAATGGTCAAACCTATCGTGCTTGCGTGGGTTATCACTCTGCCGATAGCCGCCGGTTCTGCGGCGCTTATTTATATGCTGCTTAAAACGGTGCTCGGTTTATAAATTTGCTTCGCGCAACCAACAGCTTTGTAAATTTGGCCCGACTAATCACTAAAATTTGATGACGCTAAGTCGCTAAAAATCAAAATTAACTTTAAAAATTTAAACTAAATTTTGCGATACTATAATCCATCGCCGTAAGCAAAAATTTAAGCCCGGCACTTGCGCTAGGTACGGCTACGGTTTCAGGGATACTTGGCTTCTCTGCATACAAATTTGATCGCAAATCTAAAACCGCAAAACCAACGTCGCGCCAACAAAAATTTTCTGCCGCCCTACCAGCCCGCAAATAAACTCTTCCGAATTTAGCCGACTTTTTTCGCGATACATCGCAAGCAAACGCCAGCAAGAAATTATAAATTATCCGCACGCAAAACCGTTTTTATATATCCAAAATCAAACAGCAGTGAGCCAAATTTTGCCCGTTATCTGCTAAATTTAGAAGTATCCTTTGATTTTGCAAGCTCAAAAACGAAATTTAGCGCCGTAAAGGTGCAGGTATTTGGCGGCAAGCAAGTAAATTTTAACCGATACTGGCGGCCGCGAATTTGACCCGAAACATATCTCAAACTCCAACGGAGTAAATTTTAACCGATAATGCCCGAAAATCAAGTATGCGAAGAATACGGTTTCAAACTCCAACGGAGTAAATTTTAACTAAGGACGGACTTTGTTTGTCCGCGAAATCAAAAGTTTCAAACTCCAGCGGAGTAAATTTAACTCAAATCACAATCGCGTTTGGCAAAATCGGTGTCTCGTAGCTTAAATTTACGCCGCAAAATAGCCGGACGGCTATAAATTTTACTAAGTTTCGCGGCGGATTTAAACGAATTTTAAGCAATTTAACAAAGACGAAGTCGCTGCGCAAGATAGTAAAATTTATTCGTCGCCCACGAGCGAGAGGTTTCTGCAGCCGATCTCATCGCCCATCTCGCAGCCCATTTTGTAAAATTTCTTCGCGGTTTTGGAGTCGGCAGTTTTGACGCCGAGCGAAAATTGATACATTCCGCCAAGGTTTGAGCAGCTTTGCGCGTGATTTAGCTGCAGGCATGACTTCTCATAAAGCCTGCGCGCTGCGGCGAAATCGTGCTCCGTGCCGCGTCCGAGGCGGTAGAAATTAGCCGCATTATAGCAGCCGTATTTGTTATCAAGCTTGCAGGATTTCAAAAATATCGCCAAAATCTCGCTCTCGTCCTTACTTTTTAGCTTTTGGTGCAGCGAACCTAAATTTGAGCAGGCGATGCCTTCGTTCTCGTCGCAGGCCTTTTGGTAGCAGAGCTTTGCGCGCTCGTGATCTTTGTCGTTTTCAAATTTCACGCCCATATTATTGCATTCTTTTGGAGTTTTGCCGTCGCAGATGTGCTTTATCTCGGCACTCGTGACGGGCTTTGGCGGAGCGGGAGTCGCCTTTTTTTGCATAACGCAACCGCTCGCAAAAGCCGCAGCCAGCGCAAAAACGACAATGTGCGAGATAGCTTGAAAAAGAGCGCGTTTCAAAATCCAGCCTTAAAAAAATTTGACTTAATCTTATCTTATATTCACCAAAATAGTGCTTAAAATAAAATCAAAAAGCGCTCGTCGGCGGTCAAACGGTGCCGATTTTGCAACGAATTTGCCGCCTATAAAAAAGAGTGAATTTTGCGTGCCAAAGCAAATTTGCGCGGATTAAAGCAGCTAAATTTATCTTAAATCGCCGTTTTTAAAGAAAATTTCAGAATGTAATTTTAAATTTTAAGCTCAAATTTACGTCAAATTTTGCATTTAAATTTGACGCTAGGCCGCAAGACACCAAGTCAAATTCGGCAAAAATAATATAGGTTTAAATTTCCGGCTTTAAAAGGGCTTCAAATTTGATGCTTGCCGTCGCTCGTTAAATTTGCTAGTAAATTTAACGGATACAAAAACGTTAAATTTTAAACTCTGCCGTCGCGTCCGAAAAAAAATTTTACTCGCTAAAAACCAAGACAGTAGTAAAATTTTAGCGCCGTAACAACGAAGTATAAATTTAAAAACCGGGCGTAAATCTGGTCGGCGACGCTTAACGCTTCTAGCCAAAATCGCAGCCAAACTCGGTATCCGCCCTCAACGGCGCACTTTTGCCCATTTACCGCAAATTTTACGAAATATCGCGTAAATTTACTCAAAAAATATAGCAAAGCGCGGTAAATTTAAATTGCGCGAATTTTATTAATGTAAGCTTACGGGCTCGGACAAATCTTTTGCCGGAAATAGCAAATTTACGCCCGCATCAAAATGCCAAGAAAGCCGAATTTGCACTAAAACTCGGCAAATTTTATGCCTGTTAGAATGATAAAACGCACTCGAGTTAATTAAAACACCGCAAATTTATCTGTAAATTTTACGCCTCAAACGCCAGACTGCAAAACAAATGCCGTAAAAACGCAAAAATGGGTAAATTTAAGGAGAAAAAAGAATAAAATTTGCGTCTAAATTTAGCAAATTTACCCTCATCCCGAGCGTTAAGTCGGCAAATTTGACTGAAATTTACGCTCGAATCGCACTCCAAAAAACCGATTTTTTACTCGAGCGAGCGATCTTTCGTGCTCAAATTTATCAAATTTTATCCGCAAATCTCGCCACAAATTTAACCTATAATGCAGCCTGCTGCGCGACCGACTGTAAAATTTACCTGAAATTTGCCGATCGGTTATGCGCCAATAATCAAGGAAAATGTTCGCGGATAGTCGTAGAGCATTTATCGGGCGATGATTTCAAAATATTTTTTGTTAAACGCGTTACCCATAGTTAGCCGGACATAGAAATTTTTGCCAATCTTGCGGCCAAATATTGAATTCACCGGCGTATAA comes from the Campylobacter rectus genome and includes:
- a CDS encoding inorganic phosphate transporter, producing MRNDNLFAFAIFAITAFGFFVWGYQYIPTHHFLLFSIASIFGIFMAFNIGGNDVANSFGTSVGAKTVTIKQALVIAAVFELSGAIFAGGEVTKTIREGIVSFPQEGTEPMLFVLIMMSALLSSGIWLFIASKKGLPISTTHSIVGGIVGAGLAMGFTTMSSSEALAMVSWSEIGRIAVSWVISPLLGGILSYFIYGYIKSKILIPTRKFTLELKMLKRERKAYKERYLQELKTKPESEQIRILSKIAVLDEDDVENGERSEYKLAIKAMKEREKEIDTSKAMRKHIPMVAGIGAIIISSMMLFKGLAHLDLDIGFIGTVWIICVIGIVTYLATLAMINVMKKDNAEKSTNRIFSWFQIFTASSFAFSHGANDIANAVGPFAAILDVLRTGSINATAPVPGVAMVTFGISLVVGLWFLGKEVIATIGSKLAEILPTTGFSAELAASTVILLATKLGIPVSSTHILIGAVLGIGILNRDANWKMVKPIVLAWVITLPIAAGSAALIYMLLKTVLGL
- a CDS encoding tetratricopeptide repeat protein; this translates as MKRALFQAISHIVVFALAAAFASGCVMQKKATPAPPKPVTSAEIKHICDGKTPKECNNMGVKFENDKDHERAKLCYQKACDENEGIACSNLGSLHQKLKSKDESEILAIFLKSCKLDNKYGCYNAANFYRLGRGTEHDFAAARRLYEKSCLQLNHAQSCSNLGGMYQFSLGVKTADSKTAKKFYKMGCEMGDEIGCRNLSLVGDE